The proteins below are encoded in one region of Deferribacter autotrophicus:
- a CDS encoding ATP-grasp domain-containing protein, with translation MEHVLFTNFEYDPNKHYFLYVGELKTYGINLFFKEALQKLFPDKEIDFFAIVPDVFEQYDYDNIIVINPVVENYIKRSHNKRKISSRITSREFYTAVSHNEYVHSLINKIIENQKELYVYMFESSPYLTLIERDNVHLIGPDPFLVEKFNNKIFQYTLLKDLIPVVEHKICNTFTQLIEETESLRDEWDEGIFVTLEYSAGGANSVVSYTKRDLFNKYKGFDTNYLMSRYIPHQYDPTVLGVVGNENDIYIAGVADQRIVDGTRFTGSTYPSVLPDDIIDKLYEYTRTIGKILGKYGYRGIFGCDYIVDDSQNIYFVEINARKQGTTLEFCCTLENCLPKDAPNLPELELYAVLHNKFPENTVEKRDCKDIHWGTYNFKVPSNTVTDGYIPQFKDEREVFKKVAQGKLKKDYVVLEHIGNDFIITSGTFLARIVSVAQNREDMAEGIDFGKKLVENTIFIL, from the coding sequence ATGGAACATGTCTTATTTACCAATTTTGAATATGATCCCAACAAGCACTATTTTCTATATGTTGGAGAACTTAAAACCTATGGAATCAATTTATTTTTCAAAGAAGCTCTCCAAAAACTCTTTCCCGATAAAGAAATAGATTTTTTCGCCATTGTCCCTGATGTATTTGAACAGTATGATTATGATAATATAATTGTAATAAATCCAGTAGTTGAAAATTACATCAAAAGATCTCACAACAAGAGAAAAATCAGTTCAAGAATTACCTCAAGAGAATTTTACACAGCAGTTTCACATAATGAATATGTCCACTCATTGATAAACAAGATTATTGAAAACCAAAAAGAACTCTACGTATATATGTTTGAAAGCTCACCTTATTTAACATTAATTGAGAGAGACAATGTCCATCTGATAGGTCCAGATCCATTTTTAGTAGAAAAATTTAACAATAAAATCTTCCAGTACACCCTTTTGAAAGATTTAATACCAGTAGTTGAGCATAAAATCTGTAATACTTTCACACAGCTTATCGAAGAAACAGAAAGTTTACGTGATGAATGGGATGAAGGTATTTTTGTTACTTTGGAATACAGCGCCGGTGGTGCAAATAGTGTGGTTTCTTACACAAAAAGAGATTTATTCAATAAATACAAAGGCTTTGACACCAACTACCTCATGTCTAGATATATTCCTCATCAGTACGATCCCACAGTGTTAGGTGTGGTAGGAAATGAAAACGATATTTATATTGCTGGTGTTGCAGACCAAAGAATTGTGGATGGGACAAGATTCACTGGCTCCACTTATCCTTCTGTTTTACCAGATGATATCATCGATAAACTCTATGAATATACCAGAACTATTGGCAAAATTTTAGGAAAATATGGCTACCGTGGAATTTTTGGCTGTGATTATATAGTGGATGATTCTCAAAATATCTACTTTGTAGAAATCAATGCAAGAAAGCAGGGAACAACTTTGGAATTTTGCTGTACTTTGGAAAATTGCCTTCCAAAGGATGCACCCAACCTGCCGGAATTGGAACTTTATGCAGTTTTGCACAACAAATTCCCTGAAAACACTGTGGAAAAAAGAGACTGTAAAGATATCCATTGGGGAACTTATAATTTTAAAGTACCTTCCAATACCGTCACAGATGGCTATATCCCGCAATTTAAAGATGAAAGAGAAGTATTTAAGAAAGTTGCTCAAGGAAAATTGAAAAAAGATTATGTGGTATTGGAGCATATCGGAAATGATTTCATCATTACCTCAGGAACATTTTTGGCAAGGATCGTCTCTGTAGCCCAAAACAGGGAAGATATGGCCGAAGGTATCGATTTTGGGAAAAAACTTGTAGAAAATACAATTTTTATACTTTGA
- a CDS encoding KamA family radical SAM protein gives MNFQDSFTKELFEKLFSGEKKSVYNFLKIEIDELYKKAKEENFTGPIVELFRKLLKYREMDNISAESFGFTKEQLFELAEKHRQIDEHGVTVGGRVLRALPIVEEANSRVAEYLAKKDTEAPSGIELWDQIVENKKKIQEILGISNEEWNTYSGQLKYAIEDVETLSKIIDLPAKAIKDVLRVTQNYRMRLTPYYASLIMPGNINDPVLLQSVPTGEMVDNVGVEIPPVAADHSPARLIDQFYPRVVTIKSTNMCAMYCTHCLRIAHIGKKDRIYNKQAYEEALNYIRNNKYIRDVLVTGGDAFVLPNKLLKWLLDELDSIEHVKMKRIGTRIPVTTPQRIDDELLDILEESNDKKPLRVVTQINTAQEITPVSREAFKQISKRVSAVLNQAVLLKGINDTKVKMWKLCETIQEAYVRPYYVFNCSYRNPQFAHMRVPIEVGQDIIEGMYGNISGDAIPRYIATAGGKIPLHRTNVVDRVNGEIILRKPWSGEEVKYPDANPDMYYNDDKFAFKKYYE, from the coding sequence ATGAATTTTCAAGATTCGTTTACCAAGGAGCTTTTTGAAAAACTTTTTAGTGGAGAAAAAAAGTCTGTTTACAATTTCCTAAAAATTGAAATTGATGAACTTTATAAGAAAGCTAAGGAAGAAAATTTTACAGGTCCTATCGTAGAGCTTTTTAGAAAATTGTTAAAATACAGAGAAATGGATAATATTTCTGCCGAATCCTTCGGCTTTACAAAAGAACAACTGTTTGAATTGGCAGAAAAACATCGTCAAATTGATGAGCACGGCGTTACTGTTGGAGGTAGAGTTCTTAGAGCATTGCCTATTGTAGAAGAAGCAAACAGCAGAGTTGCAGAATATCTTGCAAAAAAAGATACAGAAGCTCCAAGCGGTATAGAACTTTGGGATCAAATTGTTGAAAACAAGAAAAAAATACAAGAGATATTAGGAATATCAAATGAAGAATGGAACACTTATTCAGGACAATTGAAATACGCCATTGAAGATGTGGAAACTTTATCAAAGATAATCGACTTGCCCGCAAAAGCTATAAAAGATGTCCTTCGAGTTACTCAAAACTATAGAATGAGACTCACCCCATACTATGCAAGTTTAATAATGCCAGGTAACATAAATGATCCAGTTCTCCTGCAGTCAGTTCCAACAGGTGAGATGGTGGACAATGTCGGTGTAGAAATACCTCCAGTAGCAGCTGACCACTCACCCGCAAGACTCATCGACCAATTTTATCCAAGAGTTGTAACCATTAAATCCACAAATATGTGTGCAATGTACTGTACTCACTGTCTAAGAATTGCCCATATTGGCAAAAAAGACAGAATTTATAATAAACAGGCTTACGAAGAAGCACTGAATTATATAAGGAATAATAAGTACATCAGAGATGTCCTTGTCACAGGTGGAGACGCATTTGTACTGCCCAATAAGCTTTTAAAATGGCTTTTGGATGAACTTGATAGTATTGAACATGTAAAAATGAAAAGAATTGGGACAAGAATTCCTGTTACAACACCACAAAGAATTGATGATGAATTGCTTGATATTTTAGAAGAAAGTAATGATAAAAAACCTCTCAGAGTAGTTACACAGATTAATACTGCACAAGAAATTACTCCAGTTTCAAGAGAAGCATTTAAACAGATTTCAAAGAGAGTTTCTGCTGTATTAAATCAGGCAGTGCTTCTCAAAGGAATCAATGATACAAAAGTAAAAATGTGGAAACTTTGTGAAACAATTCAGGAAGCATATGTAAGGCCATATTATGTATTTAACTGTAGTTATAGAAACCCACAATTTGCTCATATGAGAGTGCCAATAGAAGTGGGACAGGATATTATTGAAGGTATGTACGGAAATATTTCAGGTGATGCCATCCCAAGATATATAGCCACAGCAGGTGGAAAAATACCTCTTCATAGGACAAATGTTGTAGATAGAGTTAATGGTGAAATTATTCTGAGAAAACCTTGGAGCGGTGAAGAAGTGAAATATCCTGACGCAAATCCTGATATGTATTACAATGACGATAAATTTGCATTCAAGAAATATTATGAATAG
- a CDS encoding M20 family metallopeptidase, protein MNREQFEKFYTEHEQEMLMLFQQLVETNSYSYNSTGIKTCLDLFGQTASPFLETTHLENNCLLLYNKKVEKNYVLLMGHMDTVFPESSHFQNFIIDGNLIKGPGTYDMKGGLIVVLYALKFLHNMDLLNDIPVRFLINSDEEIGSLNSKKIIQEMAKDALFAFVFEGGGINGEIVTGRKGKIGLKGITQGEAGHAAFIIEGKKSAVLEMAYKIIQFEHLNDSQKNISCNVGKITGGTGANTVPDYCEILIDIRYTCNEDAKALNEKIKDIARTTHVEGVKFQLIKTSERPCMERKNNIGLFQIVTEATTDIKMKVKEEFRNGVSDANFIAEVGTPVLDGFGPIGGNDHSDKEYILKDSLKDRILLTANALLKCYSNLKQ, encoded by the coding sequence ATGAATAGAGAACAATTTGAAAAATTTTACACGGAGCATGAGCAGGAAATGCTCATGCTCTTTCAACAATTAGTGGAAACGAATTCTTACAGTTATAATTCTACCGGAATTAAAACCTGTCTTGATTTATTTGGACAGACTGCTTCACCTTTTCTTGAAACAACACACTTGGAAAACAATTGTCTTTTACTTTACAATAAAAAGGTTGAGAAGAATTATGTTCTCTTAATGGGCCATATGGACACCGTTTTCCCGGAAAGTTCTCACTTTCAAAATTTTATCATTGATGGAAATTTGATTAAAGGTCCAGGCACCTATGACATGAAAGGCGGACTTATTGTTGTCCTTTATGCTTTAAAATTTTTACATAATATGGACTTATTAAATGATATTCCGGTTCGTTTTCTAATAAACTCTGATGAAGAGATCGGTTCATTAAATTCTAAAAAAATCATTCAAGAAATGGCAAAAGACGCTCTGTTTGCCTTTGTATTTGAAGGCGGAGGAATAAACGGTGAAATAGTTACGGGAAGAAAAGGTAAAATAGGCCTAAAAGGAATTACTCAAGGAGAAGCAGGACATGCTGCTTTTATAATTGAAGGTAAAAAGTCCGCAGTCCTAGAAATGGCTTACAAAATTATACAATTTGAACACCTTAATGATTCCCAAAAAAACATCTCATGTAATGTAGGAAAAATAACAGGTGGAACAGGTGCCAACACCGTGCCGGATTACTGTGAAATCCTTATTGATATTAGATACACCTGTAATGAAGATGCAAAGGCGTTGAATGAAAAAATAAAAGATATTGCAAGAACAACCCATGTAGAAGGCGTAAAATTTCAACTGATAAAAACATCTGAGCGCCCTTGTATGGAAAGAAAAAACAATATTGGACTATTTCAAATTGTTACAGAAGCTACAACAGATATAAAAATGAAAGTCAAAGAAGAATTTCGCAATGGCGTATCCGATGCAAACTTTATTGCAGAAGTAGGTACGCCCGTTTTGGATGGCTTTGGCCCCATCGGTGGCAATGATCACAGCGATAAAGAATACATCTTAAAGGATTCTTTAAAAGATAGAATCTTACTTACCGCAAACGCTCTTTTAAAATGCTATAGTAACTTAAAACAATAA